From the Yoonia rosea genome, the window CCCGCTGACCTATTGGCAGCAGATGGAAATCGCCGTGCGCGAACTGCTGATTGAAAAAGGTGTGACCACGGCTGCGGCCATCAACGCCCAGATTGAGGCCATGGACGCGCGCAGCCCTGCCCATGGCGCGGCGGTTGTCGCACGCGCCTGGACCGATCCCGATTTCCGCACAGCCTTGCTGGATGACGCCAGTGCGGCCACCCGCGACATGGGCTTTGACATCGGCCCGATGCGACTGATCGCACTCGAAAATACGGAGCAGATCCACAATATCGTCGTCTGCACCCTATGTTCATGCTATCCGCGCAATCTGTTGGGCCTGCCCCCCGATTGGTACAAATCCCGCGCCTATCGGTCCCGGACCGTCAAAGAACCACGCAAAGTACTGGCCGAGTTCGGCGTCACATTGCCCGACACCACCACCGTCCGTGTCCACGACAGCACGGCCGACATGCGCTATGTTATCATCCCGCAACGTCCGTCAGACACCGACGGATGGCAGGCAGATGACCTTGCGAAACTTGTCACCCGTGACAGCATGATCGGCACGGGGCTTGCCAAATCACCGGATGCCGCGTGACGACTGAACCATTCCCTACCGGAAACAAAGCCGATTGGCTGGCTGACCGCGCCCTGCGCGGCCTTATCGGCACGCTCATGCGCCTGCCATATGACACCCGCGTGCGTATGATGGGCAGCGCGCTGCGCCGCGCAATCGGACCGCTGGCCGGATATCGCAAACGGGCCGAACAAAACCTGGCGCTGGTCTATCCCGACATGGGCGTCATCAAGCGGCGGCAGATTGCGGAACAGTGCTGTGACAACTTCGGACGCACCGTCATCGAGAATTACTCGTGGCAGGAATTCGGCAAGAGACTTCACAATATCAAACCGCAAGGGGACGGATTGGATGTCCTTTCCGATGCTGTGAAAGCCAAACGCCCTGTCATCTTTGTCACTGGTCACTTCGGCAATCACGAAGCCCCACGTCAGGTACTGACCGCGATGGGCCATACCATTGGTGGCCTCTACCGCCCGATGCAGAACGCCTATTTCAACGATCATTACGCCAAGACGATGACCTCTTGGGGTGGCCCCGTCTTTGCCCAAGGCCGACGCGGCACCATGGGCTTCGTGCGGCATCTGCGCGGTGGCGGCTTGGGCACGCTGCTTTTTGATGTTGCGGCACCGGGGCCCGACTTGCCCTTTCTGGGCCACCCTGCACGTACCTCAGTCTCTGCGGCCGAGATTGCGTTGAAACTCGATGCCGTCATGATCCCCTATTTCGGGATCAGACAGGCCGACGGGCTTTCATTTGAGGTTGAGGTCGAGGCACCGATCGCGCCTGACACGCCTGAAAACATGCTCTTGGCCATGAATGCGCGTCTTGAGGCGCAGATAGCCCGCAATCCTGCGCAGTGGTTTTGGGTGCACAGGCGATGGAAGAACCGCAAGCGCAGTGTCTAGCGCAGTACAGCAGCGCCGACGATCGGACCATCTGTCGATTGCTGCAAAATCACAACAATGGGGTTATCCCCTTCCGCATCTGCCTCAAGCGCCAGTGGCGACCGCCCGTCCCATTCAGCGATGACATCCCAGGATGTGACGATATTGGCGTAGGTCAGGTTACGTCCGGCATTTTCCCCGCGTCTGATATCCACGGTTTTCTCTGGCAAATAGCGGACAAGCTGGACAGCATAGTTCCCGCCTTGCCCCGGTTCGGCGGTGATCAGCACGGCACCGTCACGGCGGGTCAGTGTCACATCAAAGAGGTTCCCCGCCTCTTTCTGCACCAAAAGCGCATCCATCACCTGCATCGGGCGCGAACCGACCACCTGTTCAACACCGTTGATAATCATCTGCGGGGTATAGACCGAGGTCGCATTTGCCGCGCGCGCATAGGCGTGCTGGCGCGCCGTGAAAGCAGGGCTTGCAAAGATATCCTTCCAGCCGATGTAATCCCAGTAATCAACATGAAGGGCCAAAGCGATCACATCATCCCGCTTGGCCAGATCGCGCAGCATCTCATCTGCTGGAGGACAAGAAGAGCACCCCTGCGAGGTATAAAGCTCAACCACCACCGGGCCGTCCTGGGCCGCAACCTGTGTTGCGTGCAAGAAGCCAAAGACTGACATAGCAGCAAGAAAATAACGCATAAGGGACCCCGGCTAATTGCTCTTCTGTGTCGGGTGTAATCAGATTAAACTGAAATGGCCAATCAATGAATTGCGATTGCAATGTTAACAATGTTTCAGCGTCAATCGGCGTTGATCTTTATTGTGTGCAACAGTATACAACGCGCAAATGCGCCGCATTGCATGACGAATCTGCATGGTGCATCACCGCGAGAAGCAGCCTTGCATAAGCATACGCCACGAAAGGGAACGCCATGACGATCACAGTCGGCAAAGATACCGCCAAGACACGCAAAACCCTCAAAGTCGGTGACCAGTCGGTCGCTTACTATTCGATCCCTGCCGCTGAAGCCGCAGGTCTGGGGGATTTTTCCAAACTGCCCGCAGCCCTGAAGGTCGTGCTGGAAAACCTGCTGCGCTTTGAAGACGGCGGTTTTTCTGTCTCTGTCGATGATATCAAGGCGTTCTCGGCTTGGGCAGATAACGGCGGCAAGAACCCCCGCGAAATCGCCTACCGCCCTGCCCGCGTGCTGATGCAGGATTTCACAGGCGTGCCTGCGGTGGTTGATCTTGCCGCGATGCGCGACGGGATTGTGGCGCTTGGGGGCGACGCCCAGCAAATCAACCCGCTGAACCCTGTTGATCTGGTCATCGACCACTCGGTCATGATTGACGAATTCGGCAATCCGCGCGCGTTCCAGATGAATGTGGACCGCGAATATGAACGCAACATGGAGCGTTACCAGTTCCTCAAGTGGGGCCAAGGGGCGTTCAACAACTTCCGCGTCGTGCCACCGGGCACCGGTATCTGTCACCAAGTGAACCTTGAATATCTGGCGCAAACCGTCTGGACCGACAAAGACCAGAACGGCGAAGAAGTGGCCTATCCCGACACGCTCGTCGGCACCGACAGCCACACAACGATGGTCAACGGTCTGGCCGTATTGGGCTGGGGTGTTGGCGGGATCGAGGCCGAGGCCGCTATGCTGGGCCAGCCTGTCTCCATGCTGATCCCCGAAGTTGTCGGTTTCGAGCTGACAGGTGAAATGGTCGAAGGCACCACAGGCACCGACCTTGTGCTGAAAGTCGTCGAAATGCTGCGTGAGTTGGGCGTTGTTGGCAAATTCGTGGAATTTTACGGCGCGGGTCTTGATGTGTTGCCGCTGGCCGACCGTGCCACCATTGCCAACATGGCACCGGAATATGGCGCGACCTGCGGCTTCTTCCCGATTGACGGTGAAACCCTGCGCTACCTGCGCAACACAGGCCGCTACGAAGACCGTATCGCGCTGGTCGAAGCCTACGCCAAGGAAAACGGCTTCTGGCGCGACGAAAACTATGCACCCGTCTACACCGACACGCTGCACCTTGATATGGGCACAATTGTGCCCGCAATCTCCGGCCCCAAGCGCCCGCAGGATTACACACCGCTGACCCAGGCCTCATCGGCCTTCATGGATGTGGTGAACGAATATCGCGGTATCGACAGCAGCAAGGCCGCTGACGAAATGGCATCCGAGGGCCCTGCCCCGACCGAACCGATGGATCCACGCAAATCACAAGCCGTCAAAGGTGCCGATTACAGCCTGCGTGACGGCTCTGTTGTGATCGCTTCGATCACGTCCTGCACCAACACATCGAACCCCTATGTGATGATTGGCGCAGGTCTGGTGGCGCGCAAAGCGCGTGCGTTGGGCCTGAACAGCAAACCATGGGTGAAAACGTCACTGGCCCCCGGATCGCAGGTTGTCTCCGAGTATCTTGAGGCCGCAGGCCTGCAAGAGGACCTCGACGCCATTGGCTTCAACCTTGTGGGTTACGGCTGCACCACCTGCATCGGCAACTCTGGCCCGATCCAGCAGGAACTGTCCGAAGCCATCGCCGAAGGCGACCTGATTGCCACGTCCGTTCTGTCGGGCAACCGCAATTTTGAAGGTCGGATTTCGCCTGATGTGCGTGCCAACTATCTCGCCTCACCGCCGCTTGTCGTGGCCTATGCGCTGGCCGGTGACATGAACGTCGATATGATCAACGACCCGCTGGGGCAGGACAAAGACGGCAATGACGTCTACCTGAAAGACATCTGGCCCACCTCTGCCGAGATCAACGAACTGGTCGAGCGCACCGTGACACGTGAGGCGTTCCAGAAGAAATACGCCGACGTCTTCAAAGGCGACGAAAAATGGCAAGCGGTCGAAACCACAGATAGCGAAACCTACGACTGGCCCGCGTCATCGACCTACGTCCAGAACCCGCCCTACTTCAAAGGCATGTCCAAGGACGCAGGAACGATCAAAAACGTGGAAAATGCCAAGGTTCTGGCCGTGCTGGGCGATATGGTCACGACCGACCACATCTCGCCTGCCGGTTCGTTCAAGGACACCACCCCCGCAGGCCAATACCTGCTGGACCGTCAGGTGCCCGTACGCGAATTCAACTCTTACGGATCGCGTCGCGGCAACCACGAAGTCATGATGCGCGGCACATTCGCCAACATCCGGATCAAGAACGAGATGCTGGACGGCGTCGAAGGTGGCTATACCAAAGGCCCCGATGGCGCACAGACATCCATCTTTGACGCGGCCATGGCCTATGAAGAGGCTGGCACGCCACTGGTGATCTTTGCAGGTGAGCAGTACGGCGCGGGCTCTTCGCGCGACTGGGCGGCCAAAGGTACAGCGCTTCTGGGCGTCAAGGCCGTGATTGCAGAAAGCTTTGAGCGTATCCACCGCTCCAACCTTGTTGGCATGGGCGTGGTTCCGTTTGAATTCACCGGCGGTGACACCCGCAAATCGCTGGGTCTGACCGGCGAAGAAACGGTGACAATCGAAGGTCTGGATGCCGTCAAACCGCTGCAAGAGATGACCGCCAAGATCACGATGGGCGATGGCAGCGTGAAAGAGATCACCGTGAAATGCCGCATCGATACAGCCGTTGAGATCGAATACATCGAAAACGGGGGCGTATTGCACTATGTGCTGCGGAACCTGGCGAAAGCAGCGGCCTAGCAGCAAAAAAGGAAAAGCCCGGTCAATGCGACCGGGCTTTTCGTTTATGCCAACCCGTTCGTGCAGGCGAACCAGAGATGGGTCCCCGCTACCATTTCGCAGCCCAACGCCGCAGCGGCGTCGGTAAGGCCTCTCTGAGACGTACTCGTCTCCACAACCGCGCCTTGCGGGCGGGATCGACGAGGCAGACATCTTCGACCCGTGCAGGCAGGATGTGGTCCGGGTCATATGACCCCGGATTGAGCGCGTCATAGTCGATGCCGGGAAAAGTGATGCAATGTGTATCACGCAGCCAAATCAGATCAGGCGCGCACCAGTTGTTAATGGATTGCGCCACGCCGTCCTGCCATGCAGGATGGGTCGGCGCAACCACACGGTTATCATCCCGACGCACCCGTTCATAGAAAGAAACCACGTCGAAACGCCGGTCCAACCGGCCCGCTTTGATGTCATGTAAAATCGCCATCGCCTCTGCCGACATGGAAGTGTTCAGGTCGCCATCCGGCAACGTAGGCAGATCAGCCTCCGGCAAATAGCGCCCAAAAAAGTCGGCCTTGATATCGCGATTGACCAAAGTCTGCTTGTCAAAGGCATGTATCTGCACCGCGCCGGGGAACGCCCCTGCCCACGCGGTAATGATGGTCTGCAGCGCATCTCGGTCACGACGCTGCACACGATTTAGCGGCGTTTTTACTGACTCTTGCAGATTTGAGAGCATGGCCGAAACAGGGGCACGGACGTAGATAACCACGACGACAGCCTGCGCGAGACTGTGCAAAATCTGGGACGCGCGGGCAAACGTCGCGGCATCAAAGGCCTGAAAGAAATGCTCTGAACTGATCACGATTTGCCGCGCGCGTATGGCTTCAACTTGTGCCTCTAAGTCACGCCACTGTTGTGCTGCCAAATCCAACGCATCTTGATCCGAGATATTCAGCCACCCTTGCCGATTGATCGCGAAAGGTGCCAGCCCAAAAAGGTGGTGCCCCAGCATGATCGCATTGCCAGTAGTCTGCACCGTCTCAGGCTGCGCTATTCCCTGCTGCGCAAGCTGCATCCGTCCCGCGACAAGGGCCGCCTGCAAGGTGGTTGTGCCAGTCTTCTGGTGTCCAATATGCAGGATCAGCCGGTCAGCCTTGTGGCCCGTGCTGGCGGTATCACCCGGCAAAACCGCCCTACTCAACCGCTTTCGCCAGCTCCGGCAAAAACCGTTGCTCGTAATCCGACCCCACCAGCGGCCCCACGAACCGATAAAGCACCGTCCCGTCCCCATCCACGATGAATGTCTCTGGCGGCGCTGTCACACCCCAGTCAATCGCGGAACGCCCCCGCAGATCAAACCCTGTGGCAAAAAACGGGTCGTCGTAATTTGTCAGATACTCCGAGGCCTGCGGCTGTTGATCGCGGAAATTCACGCCGGCGATGCGATAGCCTTCGGCCTCCAGATCAAGCAAATTCGGGTGTTCGGCACGGCACGGCGGGCACCAGCTTGCCCAGAAATTCACAATCGTGATCTCACCCGTGCGCAAATCAGCATCGGTCAGCTGCGTTGTTCCCTGCACCGCCTCAACCGGCATGGGCGGGGCCTGATTGCCCACGAAAGTCGACGGCAGCTCATCAGGGTTGTCCCGCATCATCCCCGCGATAGCCAGCCCGGCAAAGGCTGCGAAAATCACGGGTGGCAGCATGATCAGCGGTTTGATCTTAGCCATTCTTCTCGACCTCCTCCAAGGCCGCGCGCACCTTGGCGTAGCGCCGCCAGCTCAGCCACACGAGGGCCAGCAACAACAGGATGCTCACCCCATAGGCCGACAGTACCTCAATTGCATAGTCTCCAAGATCAGGCACGGCGCGCCCTCGCTTCTAGGGCGCGGATCCGGCGTGCGCGAATTTCGGTGCGGGTGCGCATCAGAACGAGCGCAATGAACAAAAGGACAAATCCCGCGATGCAGACAAGAAGCGGAAACCAGAACACATCGGAGATATTTTCCTCTTTATCCAGCGACAGCGTCGCCCCTTGGTGCAGCCCTTGGTTCCAGAACAGCACCGCATAGCGCGACAGGATCGCAAAGACCGACCCTACCATGCATAGGACCGATGTCAGATCGGCGGCAGTATCAGGGTCTTCGATCGCTTCCCAAAGGGCGATGTAACCCAGATAAAACAGGAACAAGATCAGGAATGACGTCAAACGCGGATCCCATGCCCAGTAGGTCCCCCACATCGGTTGCCCCCAGATGCCACCGGTAAACAGCGCGATCAGCGTGAAAACAACGCCCACAGGGGCCGCAGCACGCGCGGCAAGCGCCGAGACATGGTGGCGGCGGATCACCCAGATCAGCGAGGCCACCAGCATCATGATCCACGCGTTAATCGCCATCAGTGCCGCAGGCACATGCAGGTAGATGATCTTGACGGTCGATCCCTGGCGGAAATCATCGGGGGTAAAGAAGAACCCCCAAATCAAGCCCACCGTCAGGCACAGCCCTGCCAAAGCAAAGCTCCACGGCAGGACCGGACGGGTCCAGCCCATAAAGCGTCTCGGATTTGCATATTCCCACATCGACATGGCGTTTATTTATCCTTCATGGTCCTGCGCAACAATCCCCGATCACCGCAGATTGATGCGTAAGACAGCCGCAGTGGCAAATGGCAAAAGCGCGAAACAGCCCGCCGTGATCCCCGCCATCAGCATCAAGGCCCCCGTCGGATCAAGGCCATCCGCCCCGCGGCGCACCGCCTCGGCCCCGAAAATCAGGGTGGGCACGTAGAGCGGCAGTACAAGAAGCGACAAAAGCAGTCCGCCACGCCGGATGCCCACGGTTAGTGCCGCCCCGAATGTCCCGATCATCGACAACGCGGGCGTACCCAGCAGGAGCGAGATCAGCAGATAGGCGTAGGCCTCGGGCGCAAGGCTGAGCAGGAACCCCAAAGCCGGTGCCGCCAGTGTGAGCGGCAGCCCTGTGGTGATCCAATGTGCCAGCGCCTTCATCATCGCGGCACCCTCCATCGGCAAGGGCGAGGTTGCCAATAAGGCTAACGAGCCATCCTCGTAATCCAGCGCGAAAATACGGTCGAGCGACAAGAGCGCCGCCAAAAGCGAGGCAACCCATAAGATGCCCGGTGCGATACGCGACAAAAGCTCCGTCTCTGGTCCCACACCGAAGGGCACCAAAACCACAACGATCAGGAAAAACGCAAGGCCAAGGCCAAAACCGCCGCCTGCGCGGAACGCCAGCCGCAGATCACGCAACAGCAGCGCAATCACAAGAACGCCTCGTCTGATCCGCCATCTGCGTCCGCTGCGGCTTTGAACGGGGTCAGATCCAGTTCCGGAGCCGCCAGCCCCAGATCAATATGCGTAGCAATCACTGCCACTCCCCCCGCGGCAAGATGCGTGCTTTGCAGCCAATCGGCAAAGAGCTTTACGGAAAACCGGTCAAGTGAGACCGTCGGTTCATCCAGAAAGAGCACTTTCCGGCCGATCACACCCAAACGCGCCAACCCAAGACGGCGCTTTTGCCCCGCAGACAGCGTACCGCCCAAACGGTCACGCAGATCGGCCAGATCAAAGGTCTCCAAAATCGTATCCGGCAGCGCTGCACCATGCACATCCCCCCAGAATTTCAGGTTCTCCGTGACTGTCAGCGCGGTCTTGATGCCGTCCGCGTGACTTGCATAGGCCCCTTCCTCTTCAGGGAAATCCACTTCACCAGCGATGGGCGGCTGCAACCCTGCCAACGTGCGCAGCAGCGTGGTTTTTCCGACGCCATTGGGACCGCGCAGAATAATCGCTTGTCCCGCTGCCACCTCGAAACTGACGTCCGTCAGGACCGGCACACCACCGCGCGCGCAACTTAGATTGCGAACCCGCAGCATTCAGACAGGCAAGAGGGCCACAGCAACGCGCCGGCCCTCGGACAAAAGGACATTGTAGGTGCGACAGGCGGCGGGCGATGCCATGGTTTCCACGCCGATCCCGGCGTCTTCCAGCACGGTGCGGAAGGCCGCCGGCGGGTGCGCGATCTCGGCGCCGGTCCCAACGAACAGCACGTCGATATCGCCCACGTGATCCAGCACAGCGGCTGTATCTTCAAAGCCGCCCCAGCCACTGACCCCCGTCGGCATGACCAACACAGGCCCGTCATAGCGCTTGCCGCCAATGCGGAAAAAACCCGTGCCATAGCCATCTATCGGCACGGCATCATTATAGCTGATCTCGTTCAGACGCATTTCTCACCTCCGTTCAGGTGTCGATGTGGCCGTATTTCGTGCCCGCGCTTGGGTCTTTCTTCGACCAGTCGCGCTTGACGCCCAGTACCAGCAGGATCGCCGAGGCCACAAAGATCGACGAATATGTCCCGATCAACACGCCCCACATCATTGCAAAGACAAACCCGCGGATCACGTCGCCACCCAGAATAAACAACGCCAAAAGCGCAAGCATGGTGGTCATCGAGGTCATCAATGTCCGGCTGAGGGTTTCGTTGATTGACAGGTTCAGCACCTCTTTGAGGTCCTTTTTCTTATACTTGCGCAGGTTTTCCCGCACGCGGTCGAACACGATCACGGTGTCATTGATCGAATAGCCCACAATCGTCAGCAAAGCCGCGATAATCGCCAGATCGAACTTGATCTGAAGCTCCGAGAATATCCCGATCGTCAGGATCACATCGTGACAAAGCGCAAGCACAGCGCCGACCGCGAACTGCCATTCAAAGCGCAGCCAGATATAGAGAAGGATCGCGATCACCGCCAAACTGACCGCCAGAATTGCGGTCTGGATCAACTCACCCGACACCTTTGGCCCCACGGATTCCACCGACGGGAACGTCATGTTGGGGTCAAGCGTCCGCAACGCAGCCTGCACTTGATCAATGGTTTCTGTTGCGATCCGCTCATCGCCTTCCTGCGCCTGAATACGCACCATTGCGACGTGCTGGTTTTCGCCAAATGACGGATCAAACACCTCGGCAATCGACACGTCGCCCAGGTCCAGCACCTCAAGTGCGGCACGGTACTGGGCCACATCGACGGGCGCTTCGGATTGGGTCCGGATGCTTGTACCACCCTGAAAATCAATGCCGTAGTTCAAGCCCTGGATCAGAAACGACGCAAAGGCGATGACCATGGCGATCATGGAAAAGCCCAGCCAGATGCGGGCGCGGCTGAAGAAATCGATCGTTGTATTTTCGCGAACCAGTCTCAGGCGCATATCAAACCTCGATTGTTTTGGGGCGGGTGCGCGAGAACCAGATCACAATCAGGGATCGGGTCACAAAAATCGCGGTAAAGACGGATGTCATGATCCCGAAGCCCAAAGTCACGGCAAAGCCGCTGACCGGGCCGGAACCCATGGTGAACAGGATCACAGCCGTCATAAAGGTGGTGATATTGGCGTCGATGATCGACGACAGCGCCTTTTCATAGCCCAGCTCGATCGCGCGCGCAGGGCCTTTGGCCGTCTTCAACTCTTCGCGGATACGTTCAAAGATAATCACGTTCGCGTCCACCGCCATGCCGATGGTCAGGACGATACCCGCGATCCCCGGCAAGGTGAGTGTCGCACCAACAATGCTCAGCAAGCCAAAAATCAGACCGACGTTGATGACCAGTGCAATATTGGCAAAGACGCCAAACAAACCGTAGCTGAGCACCATATAAAGCAAAATGCCGATCCCCGCGACGATACAGGCGACCTGCCCCGCTGCAATACTATCGGCACCCAGTTCCGGGCCGATGGTCCGCTCTTCCAGGAACGTCAGTTCCGCTGGCAGCGCACCGGCACGCAGCAAAACAGCCAGATTTGTGGCTTCCTCAATCGTGAA encodes:
- the nthA gene encoding nitrile hydratase subunit alpha — protein: MPHDHHDHLSPSGHPYQPDDDHPLTYWQQMEIAVRELLIEKGVTTAAAINAQIEAMDARSPAHGAAVVARAWTDPDFRTALLDDASAATRDMGFDIGPMRLIALENTEQIHNIVVCTLCSCYPRNLLGLPPDWYKSRAYRSRTVKEPRKVLAEFGVTLPDTTTVRVHDSTADMRYVIIPQRPSDTDGWQADDLAKLVTRDSMIGTGLAKSPDAA
- a CDS encoding lysophospholipid acyltransferase family protein, with the translated sequence MTTEPFPTGNKADWLADRALRGLIGTLMRLPYDTRVRMMGSALRRAIGPLAGYRKRAEQNLALVYPDMGVIKRRQIAEQCCDNFGRTVIENYSWQEFGKRLHNIKPQGDGLDVLSDAVKAKRPVIFVTGHFGNHEAPRQVLTAMGHTIGGLYRPMQNAYFNDHYAKTMTSWGGPVFAQGRRGTMGFVRHLRGGGLGTLLFDVAAPGPDLPFLGHPARTSVSAAEIALKLDAVMIPYFGIRQADGLSFEVEVEAPIAPDTPENMLLAMNARLEAQIARNPAQWFWVHRRWKNRKRSV
- a CDS encoding DUF1223 domain-containing protein, with protein sequence MRYFLAAMSVFGFLHATQVAAQDGPVVVELYTSQGCSSCPPADEMLRDLAKRDDVIALALHVDYWDYIGWKDIFASPAFTARQHAYARAANATSVYTPQMIINGVEQVVGSRPMQVMDALLVQKEAGNLFDVTLTRRDGAVLITAEPGQGGNYAVQLVRYLPEKTVDIRRGENAGRNLTYANIVTSWDVIAEWDGRSPLALEADAEGDNPIVVILQQSTDGPIVGAAVLR
- the acnA gene encoding aconitate hydratase AcnA, translating into MTITVGKDTAKTRKTLKVGDQSVAYYSIPAAEAAGLGDFSKLPAALKVVLENLLRFEDGGFSVSVDDIKAFSAWADNGGKNPREIAYRPARVLMQDFTGVPAVVDLAAMRDGIVALGGDAQQINPLNPVDLVIDHSVMIDEFGNPRAFQMNVDREYERNMERYQFLKWGQGAFNNFRVVPPGTGICHQVNLEYLAQTVWTDKDQNGEEVAYPDTLVGTDSHTTMVNGLAVLGWGVGGIEAEAAMLGQPVSMLIPEVVGFELTGEMVEGTTGTDLVLKVVEMLRELGVVGKFVEFYGAGLDVLPLADRATIANMAPEYGATCGFFPIDGETLRYLRNTGRYEDRIALVEAYAKENGFWRDENYAPVYTDTLHLDMGTIVPAISGPKRPQDYTPLTQASSAFMDVVNEYRGIDSSKAADEMASEGPAPTEPMDPRKSQAVKGADYSLRDGSVVIASITSCTNTSNPYVMIGAGLVARKARALGLNSKPWVKTSLAPGSQVVSEYLEAAGLQEDLDAIGFNLVGYGCTTCIGNSGPIQQELSEAIAEGDLIATSVLSGNRNFEGRISPDVRANYLASPPLVVAYALAGDMNVDMINDPLGQDKDGNDVYLKDIWPTSAEINELVERTVTREAFQKKYADVFKGDEKWQAVETTDSETYDWPASSTYVQNPPYFKGMSKDAGTIKNVENAKVLAVLGDMVTTDHISPAGSFKDTTPAGQYLLDRQVPVREFNSYGSRRGNHEVMMRGTFANIRIKNEMLDGVEGGYTKGPDGAQTSIFDAAMAYEEAGTPLVIFAGEQYGAGSSRDWAAKGTALLGVKAVIAESFERIHRSNLVGMGVVPFEFTGGDTRKSLGLTGEETVTIEGLDAVKPLQEMTAKITMGDGSVKEITVKCRIDTAVEIEYIENGGVLHYVLRNLAKAAA
- a CDS encoding DsbE family thiol:disulfide interchange protein, with the translated sequence MAKIKPLIMLPPVIFAAFAGLAIAGMMRDNPDELPSTFVGNQAPPMPVEAVQGTTQLTDADLRTGEITIVNFWASWCPPCRAEHPNLLDLEAEGYRIAGVNFRDQQPQASEYLTNYDDPFFATGFDLRGRSAIDWGVTAPPETFIVDGDGTVLYRFVGPLVGSDYEQRFLPELAKAVE
- the ccmD gene encoding heme exporter protein CcmD, giving the protein MPDLGDYAIEVLSAYGVSILLLLALVWLSWRRYAKVRAALEEVEKNG
- a CDS encoding heme ABC transporter permease, giving the protein MSMWEYANPRRFMGWTRPVLPWSFALAGLCLTVGLIWGFFFTPDDFRQGSTVKIIYLHVPAALMAINAWIMMLVASLIWVIRRHHVSALAARAAAPVGVVFTLIALFTGGIWGQPMWGTYWAWDPRLTSFLILFLFYLGYIALWEAIEDPDTAADLTSVLCMVGSVFAILSRYAVLFWNQGLHQGATLSLDKEENISDVFWFPLLVCIAGFVLLFIALVLMRTRTEIRARRIRALEARARRA
- the ccmB gene encoding heme exporter protein CcmB → MIALLLRDLRLAFRAGGGFGLGLAFFLIVVVLVPFGVGPETELLSRIAPGILWVASLLAALLSLDRIFALDYEDGSLALLATSPLPMEGAAMMKALAHWITTGLPLTLAAPALGFLLSLAPEAYAYLLISLLLGTPALSMIGTFGAALTVGIRRGGLLLSLLVLPLYVPTLIFGAEAVRRGADGLDPTGALMLMAGITAGCFALLPFATAAVLRINLR
- the ccmA gene encoding heme ABC exporter ATP-binding protein CcmA encodes the protein MLRVRNLSCARGGVPVLTDVSFEVAAGQAIILRGPNGVGKTTLLRTLAGLQPPIAGEVDFPEEEGAYASHADGIKTALTVTENLKFWGDVHGAALPDTILETFDLADLRDRLGGTLSAGQKRRLGLARLGVIGRKVLFLDEPTVSLDRFSVKLFADWLQSTHLAAGGVAVIATHIDLGLAAPELDLTPFKAAADADGGSDEAFL
- a CDS encoding Mth938-like domain-containing protein, with protein sequence MRLNEISYNDAVPIDGYGTGFFRIGGKRYDGPVLVMPTGVSGWGGFEDTAAVLDHVGDIDVLFVGTGAEIAHPPAAFRTVLEDAGIGVETMASPAACRTYNVLLSEGRRVAVALLPV
- the secF gene encoding protein translocase subunit SecF — translated: MRLRLVRENTTIDFFSRARIWLGFSMIAMVIAFASFLIQGLNYGIDFQGGTSIRTQSEAPVDVAQYRAALEVLDLGDVSIAEVFDPSFGENQHVAMVRIQAQEGDERIATETIDQVQAALRTLDPNMTFPSVESVGPKVSGELIQTAILAVSLAVIAILLYIWLRFEWQFAVGAVLALCHDVILTIGIFSELQIKFDLAIIAALLTIVGYSINDTVIVFDRVRENLRKYKKKDLKEVLNLSINETLSRTLMTSMTTMLALLALFILGGDVIRGFVFAMMWGVLIGTYSSIFVASAILLVLGVKRDWSKKDPSAGTKYGHIDT